The sequence cttatcttttttttaataagcaaGCTGCTATTAATAGGTCTGTTTACCTAAAGAGACTTCACAGAGATAATGTTAAGCAGTAAAATATTGGCTTGGCAAGCAGTGCAGGTTATCTAATCAACCTGGCTTAAAACACTTTTTCTTATAAATAGGAGAAACATGTAAATCTGATGCACATCGAGTCCCGAAAGTCAAGGCGAAGAAATTCAGAGTTTGAGATCTTTGTGGACTGCGATAGTAACATGGAACAACTGAATGAGATCTTCAGCCTACTGAAATCCCACGTCAATATTGTATCCGTGAACCCCACAGATAATGTCACTGTGCAGGAGGATGGTAAGTAGGGAGGGATGTTCTAGCAAAACTGCACAAAGGGAAGAGGATATTGTGCTACTTTCTAATGAGTTAGTTTTCAATCCTTTTATGTCAGGTATCTGGGAACTAGTAGAACAAAGAAATGGGGTAAAACAAAAAGTATGTTCCATTGAATGCTATAAGATGAGATGCTCAGATGGTGAGTTGGCATaccttcattgaaatcaatggggctatgtTATTCACATCAGCTCAGGATATGGTCCATCACTTCAGCCAGTGCAAGTTATCCATTCCTACACTTCACACTCTGTAGAGATCCATCTTGTGCTCCCCCAGTGGAGATGGTTCCATGTTCTGTCCCCTGTGTAGAGATTCTCTCTGGTGCTCTTCCTCCCAAGCAGAGATACCCACCTTATGAACCCCTTCTTGCTCCAGAGGATGCTCCTCTTGTTTCCTTCTGACTTCCTTTCCCACATCAGGATAGTGAGCCTGGATTAGTGCTGGTCTCATATAAACCaggaaaaatgctttaaaatatcaATGAAAGAGTCTTTCTATTTTCTGGTTCCAACATTCAAGGGAGGTGATATCCACCCCAGAGTGCAGGTTACAGAGTGTCCTCATTGTAGCAGAACTGCTGCAGTTTCCTTACATAGGGTTTGGGAAGCTGCAGATTGGGTGACCTGCAACCCTGCCGCTGCTGAGCTCTCCATAGGCCAGCACTTTGACTGAGGGTGTGTGTGAGGATTCAGGAAGGTGGCCGGTGGGTCCAGGACTACAAAGATGCAGTGGTCATGACAGCCTTCCACGTATGGGTTTGTACAAACTGTTCTGACCCAGGAAGTGGAGTGATGGCCACAGCAAGGAGGTCCTGTGTAACTCCCTCAcataaggcctgattctctactgctcTGCAtaggtgggtgtaaaatgctgccattctgatTTGATGGTGCTTTTCACCTATTTTGTACTCACGTTGCACTGGTTGAAATAATTGAGTGAAGTTCAGGGCAACCGGTGTATCAGACCCATAGTCTTTGCTCAGTTGTAAATTACTACACAAGgtacagggcaatggagaataaGACTTGTAGCGTCCCTGGACAACACCCATTTACTCTGGCTTTGTATAGGGGCAGGGGTTGAACATAGCCCAGCTGACAGGAGAACAAAGGCTTTCTTGGGCTAAGCAAAGCCGAGTCTGTAATAAAAAATGACATGTCCCTTTAAGGCTGCAGGGCTACTGTAGCTGAGAACCCCAGACTCAGTCAGAAAGCTGTTCACATTGACAAGAGCACTTCTTTCTCCTTattagggaggcagtgtggttcaGTGGTCAGAGTTCTACACTGTGACATGGGAGGCCTGGGTGCTATTCACACCTGGCTGTGTGAGCTTGCGCAAATCACTTCCACTtcactgcctctgtttccctttccaccctttgtctgtctcttCTAAAACTCtgtaggacagggactgtctcttactatgtgttcgTACAGCACATAACACAATCAGACTCTGATCTCAGCAGGAGCCTGGAGGGTGCtagtataatacaaataataacagctACAGAAAAACCATTTAAGCTCCAGGCCCTAAGTTAACCGTTTCCTCCCCCTATTTTTTATGACTTAATGTTCTTTAAGCAGAGTGTTTTAATGACACAGGAGGAAGTGTTAGATGTTGTGCTGGTGCCAGATAGACAAAGGACTCCCTCATCCTCTTCATTGCCTCTTGGTTTCACTTGTAGCTGCCATAGCTAAACTTGAAACAGGCATTTCCTCTTTTAACCCACTGGACTTTATTAATAACTTTGTGGATTTTATGCATTCCTTAGACATGGAGAATACACCGTGGTTTCCTAAGAAGATCTCAGATTTGGATAAATGTGCGAACCGTGTTCTGATGTATGGGTCTGAATTGGATGCTGACCATCCAGTAAGTAGCTTCCCTGCTATTGTAACAATGAGTGAAGACAGATCGATTTTTGCCCTATAAGAGTGGCTTTATGGTTTTGACAGTGTAACTCTGGGACTTATTCCTGGTGTCCTTACTCAGGCATTGCTCTCATTGACCTCAGTTCTGCAAGCTTTAAAGGGAGTCTTGCCTGTGTAGCAACTGCAGGGTTAGGTCCAGAATACTCACAGACAAAAGGAATGCTGTTTTTAACTAGATTTATTTTTCCCCTAAAGTAATGACACAGTAGTTTCCCTCACCCccacaaataaagaaaacaaattgaaCTGGCTATAATTTCTAATGTTCAGAGCAATCAATTAAATAACCAGTTTAGTGTAAATAAAGCTTTGAAAAAGGAATCCTTATCTACAGAATATACTTACATCAAGAGTTATGTGCCTGAAGTTGCTGATCTCCATTTTAAATTGggggatttatttatttcatagaCTAACAACAACTAACAGGCTCCTATTTTGACCATTTATTTTCCCAAGACATGCTTTTACAATagtgttttctttgttaataAGCTTATTTATTACAGAGATGGAAATGTGTATTACTTTTTCTCCACACATAGGGTTTCAAAGACAATGTCTATCGTAAGAGGCGAAAGTATTTTGCAGACTTAGCTATGAACTACAAACAGTAAGTATGACTCCTTGCTAAACAAGTCTCTTGCTTTGGAATAATGAGATGGATAAAATAAGTGTAGTTCACATTCACCAGGCCAGATCTCCAGGCCTAGCTGAGCTGTGTTTGGTATAGGAACCAGGATGGGAGGAATAGAAAGGTTGATCGAAGCCACCTTACTACTCGCAGGATCTCTGATTGGTCTGAGGATCAAACTATAATGTAAAGGTTGCTAGCTAATTATTCCAGGTACAGTGATCCCAGTGTGATGGCTACACCAGCTGGGAATAACTGGACTGCAGTGCTTTCTGGCTCAATCCTCTCTTACTTGTGGTCACTCCTCCACCTTGCGTAGGAACACACTCTGTAACTGAGAGAGTGGGGAACACATGTTGTACGGCTGGCTATACCAGCTTCATGATTACCCTATTAGGGCAGATCTCTATCACCTTTGTGCCACTGGAGTGGTGCAAAGACATTGAGGTCAGAATCTAGCCTGCTGACTGATAACTATAAATGAAGCAAGAAAATAATCATTATTCTAGTTTCTGGTTCAAAATAGTGCAGTTTCTGGTTCATAATAGGGCATTAGCTACAGTGGTTTAGAAGTGCACAGTGAAATTAAACTGAAAAGGGCCTTGTGGTATTTAGGACCCCACAGTGGGCTCTCCTTGAGACAGATACAATCATGACTAAGTGCTATAATTTGGCTCTGAGCATACTTTTCATGTTGTTGTTCCCTACCTGGGTTTAGATGTCAACCCCCTCCACTGGGAATGACACAGAAATGTTATAAACCTGTAATCACAGCAGCATACACTAATGGAATCAGCAAACACAGCATAAATCCAATAGTCTGCAGTATTATTATGTTGATACAGTTATCTCTGGGAGATTAATTTCTATCATGTTTGTTTGTCAGGCCCTGAAATCACTACTGGTAGAATCATGACACAGCATTCGGATTACCTTCTATGGGTTTTGACTCAAGTCCTCACAATAGTCCAGTTTAATCAAGATCCAGAAGGCTAATGTGAGGTGATAGGCTAGGTTTAATACATTTTGACAGATACTCATGGTTTTTCTAGAGAAGCATGATTTTCACATGGCAAATGAACATTTAGATGCCTAGATTTATCATGCTGTTAACTGAGCTCAttatctttcctttcctttaaagAAATTGATAAGGTAATGCAGACTAGTTATACACAGGTTGAGGAAAAAATTAACAttcttaggtcctgatcctgaaaagACTTATGCAAGGGTTGAACTTTTTACTCCCAATGTTAAACACTTATGGAACTCTTTGCAAGATGGGGGCCTGAGTCCCTGAGCcaattccactgatgtcagtggaaagattcccattgattgattacagtgggagttggatcaaacCCGTAgagtgtaaactcttcagagcagagacCACATCTTCCTGTGTATTTGTAAATTATCTAATGCAACggagccctgatcctgactggattGTACAGCAACATAAATGTTAAGTAATAACAGTACTAGGTAAATGCGTCATCCATTTCTAGAGCTATCCATTCTGAGCCATGACatcctttctttctcctttcatTATAGCGGTGACCCAATCCCCAAGATTGAATTCACTGAGGAGGAGATCAAGACTTGGGGCACTGTATTCAGAGAGCTCAATAAGCTCTACCCAACTCATGCCTGCAGAGAGTACCTTAAAAACTTACCCTTACTCACCAAATACTGTGGGTACCGAGAAGACAATATCCCCCAGCTGGAAGATGTATCGTGCTTCCTGAAAGGTAATGTGCTAATTTCTCTGCTATACCAATGGGAGTTAaacacctaggtgcttttgaaaatcccccttgatgcctatctgcatctttaggcatctataAACCTCTAAAAACCTGCCCCTCTTTCCTCTGTAAATCACAGCCACTAGAGAGtggcatgctctctctctctctctcttcatattGGCACTACAAATTATAAGCAGTATTTAGCTACTAGACTGTGACTTCAGCAAGTACTATAATCCAATCAATATGGGGCAGGGGTGCACATGTACATTGTGGGAAGGCAGACAAAAATCGTGTAGCATTATAGAGATTCATATTACATTTTTCTATTGCATGCATTTTAAGGAACCTCTTATGCCCAGTATGTACTTTTTTGTGACTAAAACAATAGCATAAGTATTATCTTGTTCCTGTGCCACataatcctttaaaaataaaaggactgTATACAGCCACGGCTGTCAGTGGAAGTGTTGTGTGGGGATCACATGGTGTATATGACCTGCATGCTGTACATTTGAAAAGCACAGAGTCCAGTTTTAAAATAGGATCTCTTCttagagagagatttttctcCAAAAGGGAGAGGTGGTGGATTTCCCATCACATGAAGTCCTTAAATCGAGACTGGATGTCTCTAGCTCAGTCAGAAGTTACggacttgatgcaggaatcctttggagaaattctatggtctgtaaaaagaacaggagtccttgtggcaccttagagactaacaaatttattagtctctaaggtgccacaaggactcctgttctttttgcggatacagactaacccggctgctactctgaaacctgtctctatGGTCTGTGTTGTCCAGGagctcagattagatgatcataatggtcctttctggccttaaaaggtTTGAATCTATGAAAGTGAGTGCTCTGTAATTCTGAACACAATACAATGAAtcaaaggagaaagagaaaggaatCATTACACGACGAGACAACATGCTATACTGACATGGACTGCAAAGCATTGCTAACCAAATCATGAATAATATGCGAGTAAACCATAAAGGCAAACAGCAACCCTTTTGACACTTTCACCCCTCTCCCTTATGGTCCTTTATTatatctttccctctcccccccattttTATATATGTTGTATTATAGTTTTATATAATTGTGAAATCTGTGGGCAAGGCCAGCACTAATGTGACTGCTGGAGTATGTGAATGAGATGGTTAGGCATTGTGCTAGGGTCTAGGGGAAAAAACAGTAGAAAACACACAAAGTCAGAAGTATGTTGGCAGTATCTTGGTAATTTCAAATGTGGGAATTTTGATCATAGCTCATCTCTGGTTTTCCTCCTTGTCCTTGAGCAAAGCCATGCTGTGGTATTTAATCTAGAAGTAAGAGGAGAAACACAGCTTTGAACATTATAAAATTCTACATCACATTGACCTATGATTTATCTATTGCTTTTCAGAGCGGACAGGTTTCACCATCCGTCCAGTTGCCGGATATTTGTCACCCAGAGATTTCTTGGCAGGCTTAGCATTCAGAGTTTTTCACTGCACTCAGTATGTTAGGCACAGCTCGGACCCTCTCTACACCCCAGAGCCGTAAGTTATTTTATTTCTGGGGAGAAGTCAAATATGTGCACAAAACTGTAGTTTATAGACAAAGTTTTGAAACCTgggtgcctgaagttaggcttcTACGTCCATATTCAGGCATCTGGGTaagaatggcctgattttcaaagatactgAGTGCCTGCAtctctcactgacttcattgaGATTTTTggatgcacagcacttctgaaaatcaggcaactcTTTCttagggatgggattttcaaaagtgcccagaaaactctcactgacttaaatggaagcagagttaggccaacactaagcaattttgaaaatctcaccctaggCTCCTAAATATGGGTTTAGGAGCTTAACTTTGGGCATCCAGATTTGAAAATTTGGATCTAAGTATTTTCTGTAGAGTTAATATGATGCACTCTAATAAGAGAAATGTTTTTTCTGTTGTTTTGATATTAAATCATTTTTCAGTGTTACAAAGAGTTTTCTTCTGAGACAATTGTATTCGTTGGATGGTGCTGCTTTTTCACACCCTCAGCAAGAAAGAGCATCATCTCACGGCTtctgctttgtttctttttcagCGATACCTGTCATGAACTCCTGGGTCATGTCCCACTCTTGGCTGAACCCAGTTTTGCTCAGTTCTCCCAGGAAATTGGCCTGGCATCGCTTGGGGCATCAGATGAGGCTGTTCAAAAACTGGCAACAGTGAGTGTCTCAATCTGTGGCGGTGATAATCCCACTTGCATTGCTCTCAGCATTTTACAGGGCTGatcccactcccactgaagtaattggGAGATTTATCATTCAGTATCAGCAGAAGCAAATCATTCACTATATTGTCTGTTTCACTGGTTCTAAACTTTTTCTGTTCTGTAACTCCATGATAGAATAGAAGTGATAGGAGGTGAATGATATTCTCAATCTAGCCATAAAGTAAGAGTCTCTGGGAATCATAACTTCCAGATTGAGAACCAATGGTCTGTTTCTTCTAAATTCAAGCCCTTTTACCTCTGGGATGAATTCCCACAATAATCTGTTTCTTTATCCTTTAGAATTAACCCAAAGGAAATATAGTTATCATAGGATGCAATTGATTGTGTATTTTTACAATTTAGTAGTGAGAGGGTTTTTCCCTcaacaaattaaatatatatatatatatatatatatatatattatatatattgtgGGTGTCCCATGTCCAAAGTCTTCTGGATGTTTTGAAAGAAATAAAttgtaagagggggaaaaaaagaattataATAAACAGGAACAatgggagggattttcaaaagcactcaacgCTGTCCTATCTTTGCTCCCATTGCCTTGTATAGGAGCAGAATCAAACCAATACTGCTAAGCACTTCtgaactctcccctcccccaaatatacCTACACAAATCTCCAAGGCCAGCAAACTGAAATAAACATCATAAAGTCCTTCAGACAACAGAActaaagagaaaacagaagggAGCTTGACTCTTGTTCATGACCCTGTGGCTGATCTCATTatttatcagttttaaaaaaattcaatcaCTTCCAGTGCTTCTGTTAAGCTGCCTCATAACAATTTCAACTGGATGGTTCAATGCATTTGTGTGGCAGGACTAGAACTCAGTGCTTCTGTTGAGATCAAAAATCTCTGTGATAAAGATGAGCCTAGGGTATGGAATAGTAGCGGTAAACTTAGTTGGCAGAACTGTCCAGCTCAGTGGTTCCTAACCTTTCTCATTCTGGGCCCCTTTCCACTTAGCAAAATGGGAAAAGCAGGGTAATTGTGACCCTCTGACATTTGCTCAAGACCCTATTAGGGGGTTGTTACACCCAGCTTGATAACCCTTGGTCTAGTTTGCTTGACTTACAAAATCTGCTGCACCATTAGTTGCATTTGTGTTGAAGACAGTTTCCCCCAACtccattttaattcttttttgtttttcttctgtatCAGTGCTACTTCTTCACAGTGGAATTTGGTTTATGTAAGCAAGAGGGACAGCTACGAGTCTATGGGGCTGGTTTACTTTCTTCCATCAGTGAGCTCAAGGTGAGAAGAGGAAAATATCCTCCCTTTATTTGCCCTCTTTCTTTGTTCTCACCTGATTTTTGTGGTAGTTGGTTCAAAATATTGGGTGGACTGAGTAGCTATGGCCAATGGCCCATTTAGAAACTGTGAACTGAAGCAGCATATCTTTGGGTAGCATTTATTCTGGAAGCTCCTAgagctagatttttaaagatatttaaaggtattgatttcagtgggagtttggcacctaaatacctttaaaaatctggctcccaGAGACCTCTAGGGATGATTCTGGTTAAgcgaaaaaaaaatagaactaaTAATTGGAAATTGTGTCTTTTGGTGTGTGCTGAGCTCTGTTGCTCCCAAGTGGTTTTAGATGGAGTTGACGGTGCCCTGCATTTCttagaatcaagccctaaatagATGTGTTTTTAGCATAAAGCTCTGCTTGTCAGACCAGATTCTGATATTATTGTTCTCATTGAGTAGCCTCCTGCTACATGTGCAATCATATTGGCTTCAGAGTTCAAGTATGTTGACGTGCTCACATTACAAGATACTGCTCACTGTAAGTAaggggggcagaatttggctctttaaGGATAGCCAGTTTCCTAAGGGTTAGCTGGTACCAATCTGCAGACACAACTCTTAAAAGATGATGTGCTACAGAGATTTCATATATGGCATCATTTTGTCCTCTTCAACACACTGTTTCTATCCTCTGTTTTTTCCTGTGTGCTCTTGTGGTGCTGATACTACTCTGACATGTGCTAATGTGAATATCTTTGCTTCATTGCTTTGTCTATTATCCAGCATGCTCTCTCTGGCAATGCC is a genomic window of Malaclemys terrapin pileata isolate rMalTer1 chromosome 4, rMalTer1.hap1, whole genome shotgun sequence containing:
- the TPH1 gene encoding tryptophan 5-hydroxylase 1 produces the protein MFSGRMEGARRGRSFDSMNSSFEENQLNNELNKSNYTMIEDNKENKDNSAERGRAAVIFSLKNEVGGLVKALKLFQEKHVNLMHIESRKSRRRNSEFEIFVDCDSNMEQLNEIFSLLKSHVNIVSVNPTDNVTVQEDDMENTPWFPKKISDLDKCANRVLMYGSELDADHPGFKDNVYRKRRKYFADLAMNYKHGDPIPKIEFTEEEIKTWGTVFRELNKLYPTHACREYLKNLPLLTKYCGYREDNIPQLEDVSCFLKERTGFTIRPVAGYLSPRDFLAGLAFRVFHCTQYVRHSSDPLYTPEPDTCHELLGHVPLLAEPSFAQFSQEIGLASLGASDEAVQKLATCYFFTVEFGLCKQEGQLRVYGAGLLSSISELKHALSGNAKVKSFDPKVTCKQECIITTFQEVYFVSESFEEAKEKMREFAKTIKRPFGVKYNPYTQSIQILKDTKSIASVVNELRHELDIVSDALNKMGKQLGI